A genomic region of Cygnus atratus isolate AKBS03 ecotype Queensland, Australia chromosome 13, CAtr_DNAZoo_HiC_assembly, whole genome shotgun sequence contains the following coding sequences:
- the CNGA2 gene encoding cyclic nucleotide-gated olfactory channel has product MTAKSNGLHRSPAALSPCPPAPAAAGPDEQGTELSTGRTCSTQDEASSELQRGAPAAGGEQPAAPAFQGRRALARIVRLVLVLRDWASKSLHEEQQRPDPFLERFQGPELQMVAADASSDPEDEETEEKSKKKKWQIFVVDPAGDWYYRWLAVIAVPVLYNWCLLVARACFSDLQKTYIVLWLVLDYVSDCIYIGDIVIRLRTGFLEQGLLVKDLKKLRDNYIHTLQFKLDVLSILPTDLAYFAVGLHRPELRFNRLLHFSRMFEFFDRTETRTSYPNIFRISNLVLYILVIIHWNACIYYAISKAIGFGEDSWVYPNVTDPEYGYLTREYVYCLYWSTLTLTTIGETPPPVRDEEYLFVIFDFLIGVLIFATIVGNVGSMISNMNATRAEFQAKIDAIKHYMQFRKVSKDMETKVIKWFDYLWTNKKAVDEREVLKNLPDKLRAEIAINVHLETLKKVRIFQDCEAGLLVELVLKLRPQVFSPGDYICRKGDIGKEMYIIKEGKLAVVADDGTTQYALLTAGGCFGEISILNIKGSKMGNRRTANIRSLGYSDLFCLSKEDLMEAVTEYPDAKKVLEERGREILTKEGLLDESAAEASMEGKSVEEKLDRLALNLDTLHTRFGRLLTEYNEAQMKLKQRITVLESQLRQQDLEDFFSDSSDSLP; this is encoded by the exons ATGACGGCCAAGAGTAACGGCCTGCACCGCTCCCCGGCCgccctcagcccctgcccgcccgccccAGCCGCAGCAGGGCCCGACGAGCAGGGGACGGAGCTCAGCACCGGCAG GACCTGCTCCACCCAGGATGAGGCCTCCTCGGAGCTGCAGAGAGGGGCTCCCGCGGCAGGGGGGGAGCAGCCGGCTGCCCCCGCTTTCCAAGGCAGGCGAGCTCTGGCCAG GATAGTCcggctggtgctggtgctgagggacTGGGCCAGCAAGAGCTTGCacgaggagcagcagaggcctGACCCCTTCCTCGAGCGCTTCCAGGGCCCGGAGCTCCAGATGGTGGCTGCAGACGCCAGCAGCGATCCAGAGGATGAGGAGACcgaagagaaaagcaaaaa GAAGAAATGGCAGATCTTTGTGGTAGACCCTGCGGGGGACTGGTATTACCGCTGGCTGGCTGTCATCGCCGTTCCTGTCCTCTATAACTGGTGCTTGCTGGTGGCCAG GGCTTGCTTCAGTGACCTACAGAAGACCTACATTGTCCTCTGGCTGGTGTTGGACTACGTCTCAGACTGCATCTACATAGGGGACATAGTGATCCGCCTGCGCACAG GCTTCTTGGAACAGGGCCTCCTGGTTAAGGACCTGAAGAAGTTACGGGATAACTACATCCACACCTTACAGTTCAAGCTGGATGTTCTCTCCATCCTGCCCACAGACCTGGCCTACTTTGCTGTGGGGTTGCATCGTCCTGAACTGCGATTCAACAGGCTGCTGCACTTCTCCCGCATGTTTGAGTTCTTTGACAGGACGGAGACCAGAACCAGCTACCCCAACATCTTCCGCATCAGCAACTTGGTTCTTTACATCCTGGTCATCATCCACTGGAATGCCTGCATTTATTATGCCATCTCCAAGGCCATAGGCTTTGGGGAGGACAGCTGGGTCTATCCCAATGTCACAGACCCTGAATATGGGTATCTCACCCGGGAGTACGTCTACTGTCTCTACTGGTCTACGTTGACTTTGACCACCATTGGAGAAACCCCGCCCCCTGTGCGTGATGAAGAATACCTTTTTGTGATCTTCGATTTCCTCATTGGTGTCCTCATCTTCGCCACCATCGTGGGGAATGTGGGATCCATGATATCCAATATGAACGCCACCAGGGCAGAGTTCCAGGCAAAAATTGATGCCATAAAACACTACATGCAGTTCCGCAAGGTGAGCAAAGACATGGAAACTAAAGTCATCAAGTGGTTTGACTACCTGTGGACAAACAAGAAGGCTGTAGACGAACGGGAAGTCCTCAAGAATCTTCCTGATAAGTTAAGGGCAGAGATTGCCATCAACGTTCACCTGGAGACACTGAAGAAGGTGAGGATTTTCCAGGACTGTGAGGCAGGTCTACTGGTGGAGCTGGTGCTGAAGCTTCGCCCTCAGGTGTTCAGCCCAGGGGATTACATTTGCCGTAAAGGAGATATTGGGAAAGAGATGTACATCATCAAGGAGGGGAAGCTGGCTGTGGTGGCGGATGATGGAACAACACAGTATGCTTTGCTCACTGCGGGAGGCTGCTTTGGCGAGATCAGCATCCTCAACATTAAAGGGAGCAAAATGGGCAACAGGCGCACGGCCAACATCCGTAGCTTGGGCTACTCTGATCTTTTCTGCCTGTCAAAGGAAGACCTGATGGAAGCAGTCACAGAGTATCCTGATGCCAAAAAGGTCTTggaggagcggggccgggagaTCCTGACCAAGGAAGGGTTGCTGGACGAGTCAGCTGCAGAGGCAAGCATGGAAGGGAAGAGCGTGGAAGAGAAGCTGGACAGGCTGGCCTTGAACCTGGACACGCTTCACACCCGCTTCGGCCGCCTTCTGACAGAGTACAATGAAGCCCAGATGAAGCTCAAGCAACGCATCACTGTTCTAGAGTCCCAGCTGAGGCAGCAGGATCTGGAGGACTTCTTCTCGGATAGCTCAGACAGTCTGCCTTAG